Below is a genomic region from Microbacterium esteraromaticum.
ACCTGTACGACACGTCGAACAACGGCGACTCGGGCATCGACTTCTGGGACCTGATGAGCTCGGGCTCGCACTCCGGCCCCATCTTCCAGTCGATGCCGACCCACATGGGCCTCTGGGACAAGTGGGTGCTCGGCTGGGCCGACCCGAAGGTCGTCAACCCGGGCGATGACGAGACCACCATCAAGGTCGGTCAGACCTCGCGCCCCAAGAAGGGCACCGAGGACGGCATCAAGGTCAACCTGCCCGACAAGGAGATCGTGCTCTCGACGCCGCACAGCGGCTCCGACATGTGGTACTCCGGCGCCGACCAGAGCTGGGCGGATGTCACCCTCACCCGCTCGATCGACGACGTGCCCGCCGACGCGAAGTTCTGGATGTGGAACGACTACGTCATCGAAGAGGACTGGGACTACGGCTACGTCGAGGTCTCGACCGACGGCGGCAGCACCTGGAGCGAGCAGAAGGTCTACAACGAGGCCGGCGAGCTGGTCTCGACCGACGACGGCTACGGCGACCCGAACGGCCGCATGAAGGACTTCGGCGGCAAGAAGTACGGCCTGACCGGGTCCAGCGGCGGCTGGAGCCACGACTACGTCGACCTGACGGCCTTCGCCGGTCAGGACGTCCAGGTGCGTCTGCGCATGGCGACGGATGCCGCCTTCGAGGAGCGCGGCTGGTTCGCCGACGACTTCGCGCTGACCAGCGCCGGCAGCACGGTGTGGTCGGACGACGTCGAGTCGGGTGACAACGGCTGGACCGCCAACGTCGGCACGTGGACCGACACCACCGGAGCCGGATGGCACCACGACAGCGGCACCCAGATCAAGGCGCAGTACTACCTTGTCGAGTGGCGCAACCTCGACGGCTTCGACGAGGGCCTGAAGTACGGCTACACCACGGTGTACAGCGACGAGGCCTGGAAGGTCGAGAAGGTTCCGTACAACGCACCGGGAGCACTCGTCTGGTACCGCGACACCACCTACGGCAGCACCAACCACGTGGCGAACAACCACACGGCACTGCCGAGCTGGGGCGCGAAGGGCGGTCTGCTGCTCGTCGACAGCCACTTCGACCCGCTGCGTCGCACCGGCGCACAGGCCGAGATGGACCCCTCGCCGCTGAAGAACGTCTCCAGCCGCGCTCAGACCTCGAACGCCGCGTTCGGCCTGCAGCCGACGTACTCGTTCAAGGACTGCTCGGTCGACGCGAACTACAACGAGGCGTGCACCACCTTCGCCCCGCAGTCGCCGGTGAGCACCTTCACCGACGACCAGGGCTGGGTGCCTGGCATCGAGGTCCGCGGCGAAGACCTGTACTACCGCCTGCGCGACGCCTCGGTCGTCGTGCCGTCGGTCGGCGACGCTCCGTACACCACCCGCGTCGTCAACGCCGACGGTTCGCCTGCCACCGACCTCTACGGTCTCGCGCTGGGCAACACCATCCTCGGCAGCGGAAACCCCGCTGACGCGGGCGTGGGCTACGGCACGGTGATCTCGGTGAAGAAGGCTCTGCAGGGCAACACCGCAGCGCTGATCTCGGTCACCCCGCCATCGGCGGAGTGATCACCGCGGACTGACCGCAACCGGAGGCGCCGGTCACCCTCGGGTGGCCGGCGCCTTCGCGTGCCCGCGCCCCGCCCGCCGACCCCGCCGACCCCGCCCAGCCGGACCGTCCGGGCCCGCGGCCCGCCCGCCCGGCCCCGCCCGCCCGGCCCCGCCGGCCCGACTCGCCCCGCACACATGTCGGCGCAGAATACGGATGCAGGCAGGATGCCCCGATCCACGCCGACATCCGTGCATCCCGCCTGCATCTGCACCGGCGCACACGACGAGAACCCGATGCCGCCGGCGCCCGCGCACTGATGA
It encodes:
- a CDS encoding immune inhibitor A encodes the protein MAATSAFVIAAAGLTAFGGATATAASSPDTEAPQAAPQIGADEYYMNLVAPRVDDAVDAPADGPIANSKGQAKRSLSGEALERATEHDRKFAQGNPKAAAQLAKNEAKALKTGKSPKALKKSKGTQEAKLLTILVEFNGTDDFSNVQVPTEYGSTECKLGSVQGPTLHNGIPNPAETEHLDNNSMWVPDFSSEHYNKMLFTEEGITERVRTDLTGPDGQPGFDISGYTMKNMYEEMSRGAYSLSGSATEWVQVPHSEGWYGASVCHQNEEGVWEAGAVQDQQGHPDNPLGPGQLPIDAVAAVAASNPDFPWDEYDIEDQGDRDGDGNVLEPDGVIDHVVLVHAGADKSGGGGAEGTYAIWAHSSAVAGGATIPGTDLKISNYIVQPEDSGVGVFAHEYGHDLGLPDLYDTSNNGDSGIDFWDLMSSGSHSGPIFQSMPTHMGLWDKWVLGWADPKVVNPGDDETTIKVGQTSRPKKGTEDGIKVNLPDKEIVLSTPHSGSDMWYSGADQSWADVTLTRSIDDVPADAKFWMWNDYVIEEDWDYGYVEVSTDGGSTWSEQKVYNEAGELVSTDDGYGDPNGRMKDFGGKKYGLTGSSGGWSHDYVDLTAFAGQDVQVRLRMATDAAFEERGWFADDFALTSAGSTVWSDDVESGDNGWTANVGTWTDTTGAGWHHDSGTQIKAQYYLVEWRNLDGFDEGLKYGYTTVYSDEAWKVEKVPYNAPGALVWYRDTTYGSTNHVANNHTALPSWGAKGGLLLVDSHFDPLRRTGAQAEMDPSPLKNVSSRAQTSNAAFGLQPTYSFKDCSVDANYNEACTTFAPQSPVSTFTDDQGWVPGIEVRGEDLYYRLRDASVVVPSVGDAPYTTRVVNADGSPATDLYGLALGNTILGSGNPADAGVGYGTVISVKKALQGNTAALISVTPPSAE